One Haliaeetus albicilla chromosome 11, bHalAlb1.1, whole genome shotgun sequence genomic window carries:
- the DUSP13B gene encoding dual specificity protein phosphatase 13B, whose product MPHTRDSSSPTSSAGSRASYETPALSDLQQLFWFRGGSDNHVDRVWPNIYLGDAWAARSKTTLRSLNITHILNAADGPYSINTGAKYYEDLQIEYYGVEAFDDPSFDLSIFFYDAANFIGKALNSSGGKVFVHCAMGVSRSASLVVAFLMIHENMTLVDALKTVSAHRDICPNSGFLSQLRDLDIKLNEERKGTGASATKEL is encoded by the exons ATGCCTCACACCAGAGACTCTTCATCTCCGACTAGCagtgcagggagcagagcttCCTATGAAACACCAGCACTATCAGACCTCCAGCAGCTCTTTTGGTTCAGAGGAGGGTCTGATAATCATGTGGACCGAGTCTGGCCAAATATTTACCTGGGAGATGC GTGGGCTGCTAGGAGCAAAACTACTCTTCGAAGCCTCAACATTACTCACATCCTTAATGCAGCAGATGGGCCATATAGCATCAACACAGGAGCCAAATATTATGAAGATCTGCAAATAGAGTACTACGGAGTAGAAGCATTTGATGATCCTTCCTTTGATTTAAGTATCTTCTTCTACGATGCTGCCAATTTCATAGGCAAAGCCTTAAACAGTTCAGGAG gtaaGGTCTTTGTTCATTGTGCCATGGGGGTGAGCCGCTCTGCATCTTTAGTGGTTGCCTTTTTAATGATCCATGAAAACATGACACTCGTGGATGCTCTGAAAACAGTGAGTGCTCACAGAGACATCTGCCCAAATTCAGGGTTCCTCAGCCAGCTCCGGGACTTGGACATTAAACTAAACGAAGAGAGGAAAGGAACCGGGGCATCTGCTACCAAAGAGCTCTAA